A genome region from Streptomyces sp. S4.7 includes the following:
- a CDS encoding TIGR03767 family metallophosphoesterase, producing MSRIRSAVTAVDRRSFLAAAGAVSLSTGIGLAVGTGGGSGSASAAPAPTVPGARTPATTPAPAPAPTGPSAGRTTLHSLATPRDLSATFRRLGDGPGWRRVVREQFASAKSGREDRRTVLSSFVQLTDLHVTDVQHPVRTEYVRSQSSGAWRPHEALSVAGAVSLIEQVNALGTGPATGAPLTFAMTTGDNTDNNSLCELDWYLTLMSGGLVTPNSGDREAYEGVQNSGLRMYWHPQDGAPDSDKRLGYPRIDGFLEAALRPLRSPGLALPWYSTAGNHDGITSGAYADRTGFLAEFAVGDRKLYDIPDPDAATLLARISRGDTADGGALIALLRREKRRMRTVTADPRRAPFTPLQYLSAHLNPANTGAGPVGHGYTRDNLAGASLDYTFSMGENVTGISLDTTDHGGHFTGSLGTSQLDLLERTLKEHRDGYVVLFTHHNSWTMGNERPDPARPGEARHDGDEVVALLRRHRCAVAWINGHSHRNVVLPHGSFWEISTASHIDFPQLARVFEIADNKDGTLSLFTTLIESAAPRETDLTDLSQPGLASLYRELALNAPGSRRDLAGLKDARNTELLLRR from the coding sequence ATGTCACGCATCCGCTCCGCGGTCACCGCTGTCGACCGCCGTTCCTTCCTCGCCGCAGCCGGCGCCGTGAGCCTGTCGACCGGGATCGGCCTGGCGGTCGGTACGGGTGGCGGCTCCGGCAGCGCCTCCGCCGCGCCCGCGCCCACGGTGCCCGGCGCCCGCACACCGGCCACCACCCCCGCACCCGCCCCGGCCCCCACCGGCCCGTCGGCCGGACGCACCACGCTCCACTCGCTCGCCACGCCGCGCGACCTGAGCGCCACCTTCCGGCGGCTCGGGGACGGGCCCGGCTGGCGCAGGGTCGTACGGGAACAGTTCGCTTCCGCCAAGTCCGGCCGCGAGGACCGCCGTACGGTACTCAGCTCCTTCGTCCAGCTCACCGACCTCCATGTGACGGACGTCCAGCACCCGGTGCGCACCGAGTACGTACGCAGCCAGTCGTCCGGCGCCTGGCGCCCCCACGAGGCGCTGTCGGTGGCCGGAGCCGTATCGCTCATCGAGCAGGTCAACGCGCTCGGGACCGGACCGGCGACCGGCGCGCCGCTCACCTTCGCCATGACGACCGGCGACAACACCGACAACAACTCGCTGTGCGAACTCGACTGGTACCTCACCCTGATGAGCGGCGGCCTCGTCACTCCCAACAGCGGCGACCGTGAGGCCTACGAGGGCGTGCAGAACTCGGGCCTGCGGATGTACTGGCACCCGCAGGACGGCGCGCCCGACTCCGACAAGCGTCTGGGCTACCCCCGTATCGACGGATTCCTCGAAGCGGCCCTGCGCCCGCTGCGCAGTCCGGGCCTGGCGCTCCCCTGGTACTCGACCGCCGGCAACCACGACGGCATCACCAGCGGCGCGTACGCCGACCGGACCGGCTTCCTCGCCGAATTCGCCGTCGGCGACCGCAAGTTGTACGACATCCCGGACCCGGACGCGGCGACGCTCCTGGCACGGATCTCCCGGGGCGACACCGCCGACGGCGGCGCCCTGATCGCGCTGCTGCGCCGCGAGAAGCGGCGCATGCGGACGGTCACCGCCGATCCCCGCCGCGCGCCGTTCACCCCACTGCAGTACCTCTCGGCGCATCTGAACCCCGCAAACACCGGGGCGGGGCCGGTCGGCCACGGCTACACGCGGGACAATCTGGCCGGGGCGAGTCTCGACTACACCTTCTCCATGGGTGAGAACGTCACCGGGATCAGCCTCGACACCACCGACCACGGCGGGCACTTCACCGGTTCGCTCGGCACGTCGCAGCTCGACCTGCTGGAGCGGACCCTGAAGGAGCACCGCGACGGGTACGTGGTCCTGTTCACGCACCACAACAGCTGGACGATGGGCAACGAGCGGCCCGACCCCGCCCGGCCCGGCGAGGCACGGCACGACGGCGACGAGGTAGTGGCGCTGCTGCGGCGCCACCGCTGCGCGGTGGCCTGGATCAACGGGCACAGCCACCGCAACGTGGTACTGCCGCACGGTTCGTTCTGGGAGATCTCCACCGCTTCGCACATCGACTTCCCGCAGCTCGCGCGGGTCTTCGAGATCGCGGACAACAAGGACGGCACGCTCTCGCTGTTCACCACGCTGATCGAGTCGGCGGCGCCGCGCGAGACCGATCTCACGGATCTCTCCCAGCCGGGTCTGGCGTCGCTCTACCGGGAGCTCGCGCTCAACGCGCCGGGGAGCCGCCGGGACCTGGCGGGGCTGAAGGACGCGCGCAACACCGAGTTGCTCCTACGTCGCTGA
- a CDS encoding NAD(P)/FAD-dependent oxidoreductase yields MTVTVSGALPDEVYDVVVVGAGVVGAAIARELARYPLRTALVEASGDVGDGTSKANTAILHTGFDAVPGSLEARLVREGRDRLAVYAEECGIPVEPIGALLVAWDDEQLAALPALARKAARNGYRRTRTVCADELRRREPHLGPGAVGALEVPDESVICPWTTTLAYATQAVRAGVDLHLNCRVADVSERSRRSPHRLTTGRGPLRTRWLVNAAGLYADEFDRLLGHTDFSVTPRRGQLMVFDKLARGLVTHILLPVPTALGKGVLVSPTVYGNVVLGPTAEDLDDKRATGSTAEGLALLMEKGRRIMPDLLEEEVTAVYAGLRAATEHDDYTIRSHPGQRYVTVGGIRSTGLTASMAIAAHVVELLTEAGAEPGTAADLVPVPMPNLGEALPRPYERAELIATDPAYGAIVCHCERVSRGEIRDALAGDIPPSSVEGLRRRTRALGGRCQGFYCGAALRALFDASSHDTPAYDTPAPGASSPGTEAAR; encoded by the coding sequence ATGACCGTCACCGTTTCGGGGGCGCTGCCGGACGAGGTGTACGACGTGGTGGTCGTCGGCGCCGGGGTCGTCGGCGCGGCGATCGCCCGCGAACTGGCCCGCTACCCGCTGCGCACCGCCCTGGTCGAGGCGTCCGGCGATGTCGGCGACGGGACGTCGAAGGCCAACACGGCCATCCTGCACACCGGTTTCGACGCGGTGCCCGGCTCGCTCGAAGCCCGGCTCGTGCGGGAGGGCCGGGACAGGCTCGCCGTGTACGCCGAGGAGTGCGGCATCCCGGTGGAGCCGATCGGCGCCCTGCTGGTCGCCTGGGACGACGAACAGCTCGCCGCCCTGCCCGCCCTGGCCCGCAAGGCGGCGCGCAACGGCTACCGGCGCACCCGGACGGTCTGCGCCGACGAACTGCGCCGCCGCGAACCGCATCTGGGGCCGGGCGCGGTGGGAGCCCTCGAAGTCCCCGACGAGAGCGTCATCTGTCCGTGGACGACGACGCTCGCGTACGCGACCCAGGCCGTGCGCGCCGGGGTCGACCTGCATCTCAACTGCCGTGTGGCCGACGTGAGCGAGAGGTCGCGGCGTTCCCCGCACCGGCTCACCACCGGACGCGGACCGCTGCGCACCCGATGGCTGGTCAACGCGGCGGGCCTGTACGCCGACGAGTTCGACCGGCTGCTCGGTCACACCGACTTCTCGGTGACGCCGCGGCGCGGTCAGCTGATGGTCTTCGACAAACTCGCGCGCGGGCTGGTCACGCACATCCTGCTGCCGGTTCCCACGGCGCTCGGCAAGGGAGTCCTGGTGTCGCCGACCGTGTACGGCAACGTGGTCCTCGGCCCGACCGCCGAGGACCTGGACGACAAGCGAGCCACCGGTTCCACCGCCGAAGGACTCGCCCTCCTCATGGAGAAGGGCCGGCGGATCATGCCGGACCTCCTCGAAGAGGAGGTGACCGCCGTGTACGCGGGGCTGCGCGCGGCCACCGAACACGACGACTACACGATCCGCTCGCACCCCGGGCAGCGGTACGTCACGGTGGGCGGTATCCGGTCGACCGGGCTGACCGCGTCGATGGCGATCGCCGCGCATGTCGTGGAGCTGCTGACGGAGGCGGGTGCCGAACCGGGGACGGCGGCCGACCTCGTACCGGTGCCGATGCCGAACCTCGGTGAGGCGCTCCCCCGTCCGTACGAACGCGCCGAGCTGATCGCGACCGATCCCGCGTACGGGGCGATCGTGTGCCACTGCGAGCGGGTTTCGCGCGGCGAGATCCGTGACGCGCTCGCCGGTGACATCCCGCCGTCCTCTGTGGAGGGGCTGCGCCGGCGGACCAGGGCGCTGGGCGGCCGGTGCCAGGGGTTCTACTGCGGGGCGGCCCTGCGCGCCCTGTTCGACGCGTCGTCGCACGACACACCGGCGTACGACACACCGGCGCCCGGCGCGTCGTCGCCCGGCACGGAGGCCGCACGGTGA
- a CDS encoding aldehyde dehydrogenase family protein: MRAAVRIFHGFAGEATRLFGRQIPLGAVPGLEKHLAVTVREPLGPVAALVPFNYPVELYAHKATAALAAGNAVLVHPPARCPLAVLRIGELVERAGAPEGAHRVITGGVRVSQELASRPGVAAVSLTGSTTAGREIARRAADTLKKVHLELGGNDALIVCDDADVEAAADAVVLGRLARGNGQICCAVKRVYVQDGVHDSFVEALLAGAAELSVGDQLVDGNDVGPLISEEAAERVESVRPDGTAPRRPLLPLSLGSANAAPDDGTATAADRPAEPPKQSKAPAWKLLHSENFAKPLDPAGAPWTRETYSRPFDTIMEDNGKWYANDYGPARNTAFDSFATYRKEFKVGDGGWLTASLSARDWDKDGRIEKPPSITNGTAAGGTVAELKVPDHTGGAVFRPTKALPDQYRIEYKLKTLDFGGKRNGTIDYDNRVNGYSKDGCKTQHPWGEGSNSPGWEGDASAPYCEWQDVREGNYGYNGFHYLSIVDFQNPAPRNNHFWHYRRKVLMDSFAQHPDRVGSGTGGRVCNSGNDTYYDYKDSSFSTVNMWISGLPNWTPGKGGLAGNSQWSMTSCLDGVTEQQLSSAAELQPELMPDQDYVFAIERDATGYTLEASGNFARAGQQTLRFHRPFVVDDKPIWHYNVKPGEYDGRYNNTLVQNDHNGSSSWPDQWPAGSAYPDSFVIGDLYTNVYGGSASLTDIKMFVPKGKKK, from the coding sequence GTGCGCGCCGCTGTCCGGATATTTCACGGCTTCGCCGGGGAGGCCACCCGCCTCTTCGGCCGGCAGATCCCGCTCGGCGCCGTCCCCGGCCTGGAGAAGCACCTGGCCGTCACCGTCCGCGAGCCACTCGGCCCGGTCGCCGCGCTGGTGCCCTTCAACTACCCGGTCGAGCTGTACGCCCACAAGGCGACGGCCGCACTCGCCGCCGGCAACGCCGTCCTCGTCCACCCGCCCGCCCGCTGTCCGCTCGCCGTGCTGCGGATCGGCGAACTCGTCGAGCGGGCGGGCGCGCCCGAAGGCGCGCACCGGGTGATCACCGGAGGCGTGCGCGTCTCCCAGGAACTCGCCTCGCGCCCCGGCGTCGCCGCCGTCAGCCTCACCGGCAGCACCACCGCCGGACGGGAGATCGCCCGCCGCGCCGCCGACACCCTGAAGAAGGTCCACCTCGAACTCGGCGGCAACGACGCCCTCATCGTCTGCGACGACGCGGACGTCGAAGCCGCGGCCGACGCCGTCGTCCTCGGCAGACTCGCCCGCGGCAACGGCCAGATCTGCTGCGCCGTCAAACGCGTCTACGTCCAGGACGGCGTGCACGACAGCTTCGTCGAGGCGCTGCTGGCGGGCGCGGCCGAACTCAGCGTCGGCGACCAGTTGGTGGATGGCAACGACGTCGGCCCGTTGATCAGCGAGGAGGCGGCCGAACGCGTCGAGTCGGTACGCCCTGACGGCACTGCTCCGCGGCGCCCTCTCCTGCCGCTCTCGCTCGGGTCCGCGAACGCGGCCCCGGACGACGGGACGGCGACGGCGGCGGACCGGCCGGCCGAGCCCCCGAAGCAGTCCAAGGCACCGGCCTGGAAGCTGCTCCACTCGGAGAACTTCGCCAAGCCGCTGGACCCCGCGGGCGCGCCCTGGACCCGTGAGACGTACAGCCGGCCGTTCGACACCATCATGGAGGACAACGGCAAGTGGTACGCCAACGACTACGGGCCCGCGCGGAACACCGCCTTCGACTCCTTCGCCACCTACCGCAAGGAGTTCAAGGTCGGTGACGGCGGCTGGCTCACCGCGTCGCTCTCCGCGCGCGACTGGGACAAGGACGGCCGGATCGAGAAGCCGCCGTCCATCACCAACGGCACGGCGGCCGGCGGGACGGTCGCCGAGCTGAAGGTCCCCGATCACACCGGCGGCGCCGTCTTCCGTCCGACGAAGGCCCTGCCGGACCAGTACCGCATCGAGTACAAGCTCAAGACACTCGACTTCGGCGGCAAGCGCAACGGCACCATCGACTACGACAACCGCGTCAACGGTTACAGCAAGGACGGCTGCAAGACCCAGCACCCCTGGGGCGAGGGGTCGAACAGCCCGGGCTGGGAAGGGGACGCGTCGGCGCCGTACTGCGAGTGGCAGGACGTGCGCGAGGGCAACTACGGGTACAACGGATTCCACTATCTGTCGATCGTGGACTTTCAGAACCCCGCGCCGCGCAACAACCACTTCTGGCACTACCGCCGCAAGGTCCTGATGGACTCCTTCGCCCAGCACCCCGACCGGGTCGGCTCGGGCACCGGCGGCCGGGTCTGCAACTCGGGCAACGACACGTACTACGACTACAAGGACAGCAGCTTCAGCACGGTCAACATGTGGATCAGCGGACTGCCCAACTGGACCCCCGGCAAGGGCGGTCTCGCGGGCAACTCGCAGTGGTCCATGACCAGTTGCTTGGACGGGGTCACCGAGCAGCAGCTCTCGTCCGCGGCCGAGCTCCAGCCCGAGTTGATGCCCGACCAGGACTACGTCTTCGCGATCGAACGCGACGCCACCGGCTACACGCTGGAGGCCAGCGGCAACTTCGCCCGCGCAGGACAGCAGACACTGCGCTTCCACCGGCCGTTCGTCGTCGACGACAAGCCGATCTGGCACTACAACGTCAAGCCGGGCGAGTACGACGGGCGTTACAACAACACCCTCGTGCAGAACGACCACAACGGCAGCTCCAGCTGGCCCGACCAGTGGCCCGCGGGATCGGCCTATCCCGACTCCTTCGTCATCGGAGACCTCTACACGAACGTGTACGGGGGCAGCGCGAGCCTGACCGACATCAAGATGTTCGTCCCCAAGGGGAAGAAGAAGTGA
- the tgmA gene encoding putative ATP-grasp-modified RiPP, giving the protein MRPFALNYAFPAENSPVVGPFTYDSTLQLNVLPDGRPAIADRALLLAAGSTTSTAGSKTHFDD; this is encoded by the coding sequence ATGCGACCGTTCGCGCTGAACTACGCTTTTCCGGCGGAGAACTCACCGGTCGTCGGACCTTTCACCTACGACTCCACGCTCCAGCTGAACGTCCTGCCGGACGGACGTCCCGCGATAGCCGATCGCGCACTGCTGCTGGCCGCCGGGTCGACGACCTCGACGGCCGGCTCCAAGACGCACTTCGACGACTGA
- a CDS encoding FAD-dependent oxidoreductase — protein sequence MNSEQPPAATGHAPGRRESAVDVLVVGAGPAGLALASRLAATGSVGVEVVDREDEPGGVPRHCFHSGFGPRGPGRPVTGPAYARHWADAAVHAGATLRTGVTVTGWSDTEGPATGPLTVDVTSPAGLERITARAVVLATGARERARAARLVPGTRPAGVFTTGELQRTVRVRHRPVGLRAVVVGAESVSYSAVRTLREAGVEVVAMVTELPYHQAAPATALDTRLRHGVPLLVGARVGELLGRGRLSGVALRHRDGRSTSVACDTVVFTGDWIPDHELARRGGVTLDRATLGPAVDGSFRTDRAGVFAVGNLLHAVEPAGTAAREGLLAAGPVLRHLTDGARPAVRVPVEVEAPLLWIAPNRVDPADPRVATGGFTLRTESRLGPWSALVVSRGGEVLHRQRLLRSAVPNRTVRLSAAWTAKAWDGADGEPVRISVER from the coding sequence GTGAACAGCGAACAGCCCCCCGCCGCGACCGGCCACGCGCCGGGCCGCCGCGAAAGCGCCGTCGACGTGCTCGTGGTCGGCGCGGGCCCCGCCGGTCTGGCGCTGGCGTCCCGGCTGGCCGCCACCGGCTCCGTCGGCGTCGAGGTCGTCGACCGGGAGGACGAGCCGGGCGGCGTCCCCCGGCACTGTTTCCACTCCGGATTCGGCCCGCGCGGTCCCGGACGGCCCGTGACCGGTCCGGCGTACGCGCGGCACTGGGCGGACGCGGCCGTCCACGCGGGAGCCACCCTGCGCACGGGCGTCACCGTCACCGGATGGAGCGACACGGAGGGGCCCGCCACCGGCCCACTCACCGTCGACGTCACGAGCCCCGCCGGCCTGGAGCGGATCACGGCGCGCGCCGTCGTGCTGGCCACCGGGGCGCGCGAACGCGCCCGCGCCGCGCGGCTGGTGCCGGGCACCCGGCCCGCCGGGGTGTTCACGACGGGTGAGCTCCAACGGACGGTGCGTGTCCGGCACCGGCCGGTCGGCCTGCGCGCCGTCGTCGTGGGGGCCGAGTCCGTCAGCTACTCGGCCGTACGGACGCTGCGGGAGGCCGGGGTCGAGGTGGTGGCCATGGTGACGGAACTGCCGTACCACCAGGCCGCCCCCGCCACGGCTCTCGACACCAGGCTGCGGCACGGTGTCCCGCTCCTCGTCGGCGCGCGGGTGGGCGAACTGCTCGGCCGTGGGCGCCTGTCGGGGGTGGCGCTGCGGCACCGTGACGGCCGGAGTACGAGCGTCGCGTGCGACACGGTGGTGTTCACCGGCGACTGGATCCCCGACCACGAGCTGGCCCGCCGGGGCGGTGTCACGCTCGACCGCGCCACCCTGGGCCCGGCCGTGGACGGCTCGTTCCGTACGGACCGGGCCGGGGTCTTCGCCGTCGGCAATCTGCTGCACGCGGTCGAGCCCGCGGGTACGGCCGCGCGCGAGGGTCTGCTGGCGGCCGGACCCGTGCTGCGGCACCTGACGGACGGCGCCCGCCCGGCCGTACGAGTGCCCGTCGAGGTCGAAGCCCCTCTGCTGTGGATCGCGCCGAACCGCGTCGATCCGGCGGACCCGCGTGTGGCGACCGGCGGCTTCACCCTCCGTACGGAGAGCAGGCTCGGCCCGTGGTCGGCGCTGGTGGTCAGCCGGGGAGGGGAGGTACTGCACCGGCAGCGCCTCCTACGGAGCGCGGTGCCGAACCGGACGGTGCGGCTGTCCGCCGCCTGGACGGCCAAGGCGTGGGACGGGGCCGACGGCGAGCCCGTGCGGATCTCCGTGGAGCGGTGA
- a CDS encoding subtilase-type protease inhibitor → MRSIARAAACGAVLALSSLSFAGTAGAALPSGGSPTGGTGASEAATGEPAIGGVPVSTGTAPDREGSPYAPSALVLTVTDGADHKTGTVRRAVTLSCAPSPSGSHPDAVTACAELKKNGAKFDAITASATNRVCTKEWEPVTVTADGVWEGRRVDYAHTFSNSCAMDGGRGTVFTF, encoded by the coding sequence ATGCGGAGCATCGCAAGGGCTGCGGCCTGTGGAGCGGTACTGGCCCTCAGTAGCCTGTCCTTCGCCGGAACGGCCGGCGCCGCCCTGCCGTCCGGGGGCTCGCCCACCGGAGGCACCGGAGCCTCGGAGGCTGCCACCGGAGAGCCAGCCATCGGAGGCGTGCCGGTCTCGACCGGCACCGCTCCCGACAGAGAGGGGAGTCCGTACGCGCCGTCGGCGCTGGTGCTGACCGTCACGGACGGTGCCGACCACAAGACGGGGACGGTGCGGCGCGCGGTCACTCTCAGTTGCGCGCCCAGCCCGTCGGGCAGTCACCCCGACGCGGTCACGGCGTGCGCCGAACTCAAGAAGAACGGCGCCAAGTTCGACGCGATCACCGCGTCGGCGACGAACCGCGTCTGCACCAAGGAGTGGGAGCCGGTCACGGTGACGGCCGACGGCGTCTGGGAGGGACGGCGCGTCGACTACGCCCACACCTTCTCCAATTCGTGCGCCATGGACGGGGGCAGGGGCACCGTCTTCACCTTCTGA
- a CDS encoding FGGY family carbohydrate kinase, translating to MPPAQHPPGTAVDPASRPVLAVDQGTSATKALVICPERGVIGSGSAPAPPRYGAGGLVEADPALLLSSVIDAGRQALADAGEPVAAVGLANQGETVLAWDPDTGEPLTDAIVWQDRRAASLCAELAPHEKMLRELTGLPLEPYFAAPKMAWIRRNLTREGVVTTSDSWLVHRLTGEFVTDAATAGRTQLLDLDTAEWSPAALDVFGMSDERLPQVVDAAGRFGVTTAFGDTPVPLTGLLVDQQAALLAQNVTEPGTAKCTYGTGAFLLAQTGARPLRSGTGLVGCVAWRLGGRTSYCLDGQVYTAASAVRWLSDLGVISGADDLDRVGSSVTDSGGVTFVPSLAGLAAPWWRGDAKGTMTGLGLETGPGHLVRALCEGIAAQVVALADAVAEDTGTPLRALRVDGGLTRSDLLMQTQADLLQLPVELSPLPDATALGVGALARLGLDPGLTVERAAPRWRPKKVFEPAIGAAEAAERLGVFRTEVDALVAGLPPAGRTGTV from the coding sequence ATGCCGCCAGCTCAGCACCCCCCCGGCACCGCCGTGGACCCGGCCTCGCGGCCGGTGCTCGCCGTCGATCAGGGCACCTCCGCCACGAAGGCGCTGGTGATCTGCCCGGAACGCGGGGTGATCGGCAGCGGCTCGGCGCCGGCGCCCCCGCGCTACGGCGCCGGCGGACTGGTCGAGGCCGATCCCGCCCTGCTGCTCTCCTCGGTGATCGACGCCGGGCGCCAAGCGCTCGCCGACGCCGGCGAGCCCGTGGCCGCGGTCGGACTTGCCAACCAGGGTGAGACCGTCCTCGCCTGGGACCCCGACACCGGCGAGCCGCTGACCGACGCGATCGTGTGGCAGGACCGGCGAGCCGCGTCCCTCTGCGCCGAACTCGCCCCGCACGAAAAGATGTTGAGAGAGCTGACCGGCCTGCCGCTGGAGCCGTACTTCGCCGCGCCCAAGATGGCGTGGATCCGGCGGAACCTGACCCGCGAAGGCGTCGTCACGACCTCCGACTCCTGGCTCGTCCACCGGCTGACCGGCGAGTTCGTCACCGACGCGGCGACGGCCGGACGCACCCAGCTGCTGGACCTCGACACCGCCGAGTGGTCCCCCGCCGCCCTGGACGTCTTCGGGATGAGCGACGAGCGGCTGCCCCAAGTCGTGGACGCGGCAGGGCGGTTCGGTGTCACGACGGCCTTCGGCGACACCCCGGTCCCGCTGACGGGGCTGCTCGTCGACCAGCAGGCCGCGCTGCTCGCCCAGAACGTGACCGAGCCGGGGACGGCCAAGTGCACCTACGGCACAGGGGCGTTCCTCCTCGCGCAGACCGGCGCGCGTCCGCTGCGCAGCGGGACCGGTCTGGTCGGCTGTGTGGCCTGGCGGCTCGGCGGCCGTACCAGCTACTGCCTCGACGGGCAGGTGTACACGGCGGCCTCGGCCGTGCGGTGGCTGAGCGACCTCGGTGTGATCTCCGGCGCCGACGACCTCGACCGGGTGGGATCGTCCGTCACCGACAGCGGGGGCGTCACCTTCGTACCGTCGCTCGCCGGACTCGCCGCGCCGTGGTGGCGCGGCGACGCGAAGGGAACGATGACCGGGCTCGGTCTGGAGACCGGCCCCGGGCATCTGGTGCGGGCGCTCTGCGAGGGCATCGCGGCCCAGGTCGTCGCGCTGGCGGACGCCGTGGCCGAGGACACCGGCACGCCCCTGCGAGCGCTGCGCGTCGACGGCGGGCTGACCCGGTCGGACCTGCTGATGCAGACACAGGCCGATCTGCTGCAACTGCCCGTCGAACTGTCCCCGCTGCCCGACGCCACCGCACTGGGCGTGGGCGCCCTCGCCAGGCTCGGTCTCGACCCCGGTCTGACGGTGGAGCGGGCCGCGCCCCGATGGCGTCCCAAGAAGGTCTTCGAGCCCGCGATCGGAGCGGCCGAGGCCGCCGAGAGGCTCGGCGTCTTCCGTACGGAGGTGGACGCGCTCGTCGCCGGCCTGCCACCCGCCGGACGGACCGGCACGGTATGA